A section of the Clostridium sp. TW13 genome encodes:
- a CDS encoding HAD-IIIA family hydrolase — MKAVILAGGMGTRLKEYTKDIPKPLITINERPILEYQIENLKNYGIKDILIIVGYLGFKIKEYFGDGKNFGVNIEYFEENQPLGTAGALYYLKNTFTEDFILIYGDIIFDIDVYKFIDFHKANGGIGTLIVHPNNHPYDSDILIVDENQLVKGIAKKNEKRNFFYNNCVNAGIFIFKKDLIDYVLKDKKQDLEKDVVLNLIGKEEIYAYRTTEYIKDMGTPERYELVKKHMESGFIKSRNLSSKQKAIFLDRDGTINKYVGLVYNPDQLIIEDDVIEALKLLNSSEYISIVITNQPIIARNLCTINQLEEIHRKMETILGEQGCYLDDIFYCPHHPDSGFPDENKIFKIHCDCRKPAIGLIEKAVGKYNIDLSKSFFIGDTTVDIQTGKNANLKTILLATGEGGKDNKYMVKPDFYAENLSKAINSILENNFEEVMV; from the coding sequence ATGAAGGCTGTAATTTTAGCAGGGGGAATGGGAACACGGTTAAAAGAATATACAAAGGATATTCCTAAACCTTTAATAACAATAAATGAGAGACCTATCTTGGAATATCAGATTGAAAATTTAAAAAACTATGGAATAAAAGATATTTTAATAATTGTGGGGTATTTAGGATTCAAGATTAAGGAGTATTTTGGTGATGGAAAGAATTTTGGAGTAAATATAGAGTATTTTGAAGAAAATCAACCATTAGGAACTGCGGGAGCCTTATATTATCTTAAGAATACTTTCACAGAAGATTTTATATTAATTTATGGGGATATTATTTTTGATATTGATGTGTACAAGTTTATAGATTTTCATAAAGCTAATGGAGGAATTGGAACATTAATTGTGCATCCTAACAATCATCCTTATGACAGTGATATTTTGATAGTTGATGAAAATCAGTTGGTAAAAGGTATTGCTAAAAAGAATGAAAAGCGAAATTTCTTTTATAATAACTGTGTAAATGCAGGAATATTCATTTTTAAAAAGGATTTGATTGATTATGTGCTTAAGGACAAGAAACAGGATTTGGAGAAGGATGTTGTTCTAAATCTTATTGGAAAAGAAGAAATATATGCTTATAGAACAACAGAATATATAAAAGATATGGGAACACCAGAGAGATATGAACTTGTAAAAAAGCATATGGAGAGTGGTTTTATAAAAAGCAGAAATCTTTCTTCTAAGCAAAAGGCAATTTTTCTTGATAGAGATGGAACAATTAATAAATATGTTGGATTAGTATACAACCCAGATCAGTTAATTATTGAAGATGATGTTATTGAAGCATTAAAGTTATTAAATAGTTCGGAGTATATAAGTATAGTAATAACTAACCAGCCTATAATTGCAAGAAATTTATGTACAATTAATCAGTTGGAAGAGATTCATAGAAAAATGGAAACAATTTTAGGTGAGCAAGGCTGTTATTTGGATGATATATTTTATTGTCCCCACCATCCTGATTCAGGATTTCCTGATGAAAATAAAATATTTAAGATACATTGTGATTGTAGAAAACCTGCTATTGGGTTAATAGAAAAAGCAGTTGGAAAATACAATATAGATTTGTCTAAGTCTTTTTTTATAGGAGATACTACAGTAGATATTCAAACAGGGAAGAATGCAAATTTAAAGACAATTCTTTTGGCCACAGGAGAAGGTGGAAAAGACAATAAATATATGGTTAAACCAGATTTTTACGCTGAAAACTTATCAAAAGCTATAAATAGTATTTTAGAAAATAATTTTGAGGAGGTAATGGTATGA
- a CDS encoding 4-alpha-glucanotransferase — translation MKNLIDLEIENYYSEEKWRTMGSEKRMGVLVPLFSIYSTRSMGSGDFEDLKLIVDWCERTSNKILQLMPLNDFHNSPYAPFSFFALDPVYIALDKLIGVPEDLVRDGIEEIKRNFPTGRGYIDYEVKHAKINLLYKVYKQMNLMELECNDFKKFIEENKYWIEYYCLYTTLKFDYCQETWEDWDECFRDKDEERIKQFSNEHSDRIMFFKWIQWQLYEQLKAVKLYANSKNVLVMGDMFFIVGRDSADVWNLRKYFRIDLVPGLPPEPMCPKGQRWGNQSMYNWKNIIDDDYELIKQRFKYNENFYDIVRLDTAASVFRMWCVKREASQEDEGLNGFFYPEDSSVWEEQGETLLEVIQQSTRMLICAENLAPLCGEYTPIIRKLGIPPICFHRWEKDWDITHNFILPQDYNPLTVLTLSNHDTSNFADWWENEAGRIDTSRFSQLCQYYNLDYDEMKIQLFDSELSNDNKLRWKSSIDSMEGLLSKLHKNKDEVAELVNDYSNYSFEKEKLWNIMNLSGTMRESCDKEIMKAIMKTLKDSNAVWSISSIIDYLCLLGIIEKDYNRYRFNTPGTVSGKNWTMTLPINIERLFQKDLCDEIKRVMEG, via the coding sequence ATGAAAAACCTGATAGATTTAGAGATAGAAAATTATTATTCAGAAGAAAAGTGGAGAACTATGGGATCTGAAAAAAGAATGGGGGTTTTAGTTCCTCTATTTAGTATATATTCTACTAGAAGTATGGGAAGCGGAGATTTTGAAGATTTAAAGCTAATAGTTGACTGGTGTGAACGTACAAGTAATAAAATTCTTCAATTAATGCCATTAAATGATTTTCATAATTCCCCATATGCTCCATTTAGCTTCTTTGCATTAGATCCAGTATATATTGCATTAGATAAACTTATAGGAGTACCAGAAGATTTGGTTAGAGATGGCATAGAAGAAATAAAGAGAAACTTTCCTACAGGCAGAGGATATATAGATTATGAGGTTAAGCATGCAAAAATAAATCTTTTGTACAAAGTATATAAACAGATGAATTTAATGGAATTAGAATGCAATGATTTTAAGAAATTTATTGAGGAAAATAAATATTGGATTGAATATTATTGTTTATATACTACATTAAAGTTTGATTATTGCCAAGAAACTTGGGAAGATTGGGATGAGTGCTTTAGAGATAAGGATGAGGAAAGAATAAAACAGTTCTCTAATGAGCATAGCGATAGGATAATGTTTTTCAAGTGGATTCAGTGGCAATTATATGAACAACTTAAAGCTGTAAAGTTATATGCTAATTCGAAGAATGTTCTAGTAATGGGAGATATGTTTTTTATAGTTGGCAGGGATAGTGCAGATGTATGGAATTTAAGAAAGTATTTTAGAATTGATCTTGTGCCTGGATTGCCTCCCGAGCCAATGTGCCCTAAGGGGCAAAGATGGGGAAATCAATCTATGTACAATTGGAAGAATATCATAGATGATGATTATGAATTAATTAAGCAGCGATTCAAATATAATGAGAATTTTTATGATATAGTACGCCTTGATACTGCTGCTTCAGTATTTAGAATGTGGTGTGTTAAAAGGGAAGCTTCACAAGAGGATGAAGGTTTAAATGGCTTTTTTTATCCAGAGGATTCCAGTGTGTGGGAAGAACAAGGAGAAACGTTATTGGAAGTTATTCAACAAAGCACTAGAATGTTAATTTGTGCAGAAAATCTTGCCCCTTTATGCGGTGAATATACTCCGATAATAAGAAAATTGGGCATTCCACCAATATGCTTTCATCGATGGGAAAAAGATTGGGATATAACTCATAATTTTATTTTGCCTCAAGATTATAATCCTCTTACGGTCTTAACTTTATCAAATCATGATACTTCTAATTTTGCTGATTGGTGGGAAAATGAGGCGGGGAGAATAGATACTTCAAGGTTTAGTCAATTATGTCAATATTATAATTTGGATTATGATGAAATGAAAATTCAATTATTTGATAGTGAGCTTTCAAATGATAATAAACTAAGGTGGAAATCTTCTATAGATTCAATGGAAGGTTTGCTAAGCAAATTGCATAAAAATAAGGATGAAGTTGCTGAGTTAGTTAATGATTATAGTAATTATTCATTTGAGAAAGAAAAGTTATGGAATATTATGAATTTGAGTGGTACTATGAGGGAAAGTTGTGATAAAGAAATTATGAAAGCTATTATGAAAACTTTAAAAGACAGTAATGCAGTTTGGTCAATTTCCTCTATAATAGATTATTTATGTTTGTTAGGAATTATAGAGAAAGATTATAATCGATATCGTTTTAATACCCCAGGAACAGTTAGTGGAAAGAATTGGACAATGACATTACCAATAAATATAGAAAGACTTTTTCAGAAAGACTTGTGTGATGAAATAAAGAGAGTTATGGAGGGGTAA
- a CDS encoding glycogen synthase has translation MSNSVLVAAAQLNIFNTNALNFQVIKKLKELGVDIRIFIPMDRKTQRICIQEFIAIDDIALNIGDIEIEAEIKESEYEGIKIYALDMPEYFDMDNIYDQTNEAEKFSCFCRGILKALPIINFKPEIIQCEDWPTAFIPFILKEKYKDITFYDEIKTIFTFNNIGNQGIFDIDTCRYLDITREELVSKGLDYYEQINFMKAGLLYADKITTVSTNYVKDISSQMFGNTLENIINMRQEDICGILTGIDNDSNNPQTDQRIYVNYSIDSIEGKLQNKKLLQKKLGFEINDDIPLIFFNSNLSCEKGIDLIQYSLPDIMKDNVQMIIMSNKTRCEEFQEEILEEFLQRATERYSDKFLYIPFDESMLYKCFAGADIFLMPSAIEPCGFGQLVAMRYGAVPLVKEVGGFIDTVKFFENDMKNATGFSFKYSNEKVLLYTIRRAIEVYKNKDVWINIQKNCMSQDFQIDKYIKEYIQLYSALVKERYCIC, from the coding sequence ATGAGTAATTCAGTACTTGTTGCAGCTGCACAATTAAATATTTTTAATACAAATGCATTGAATTTTCAAGTAATAAAGAAGTTAAAAGAATTAGGAGTCGATATTAGAATTTTTATCCCAATGGATAGGAAGACACAGAGGATTTGCATTCAAGAATTTATTGCAATAGATGATATAGCATTGAATATTGGAGATATTGAAATTGAGGCAGAAATAAAAGAAAGTGAATATGAAGGCATTAAAATTTATGCTTTAGATATGCCTGAATATTTTGATATGGATAATATCTATGATCAAACAAATGAAGCAGAAAAGTTTAGTTGTTTTTGTAGAGGAATTTTAAAAGCATTACCAATAATAAATTTTAAACCAGAGATAATACAGTGTGAGGATTGGCCAACAGCATTTATTCCGTTCATTTTGAAAGAGAAATATAAAGATATCACTTTTTATGATGAGATAAAAACTATATTTACTTTTAATAATATAGGTAATCAAGGAATATTTGATATTGATACCTGTAGGTATTTGGATATAACAAGAGAGGAACTTGTTTCTAAAGGATTAGATTACTATGAACAAATTAATTTTATGAAAGCAGGATTATTATATGCTGATAAGATTACCACAGTAAGTACTAATTATGTAAAAGATATTAGTTCACAAATGTTTGGTAACACTTTAGAGAATATTATTAATATGAGACAAGAGGATATTTGCGGGATACTAACAGGGATAGATAATGATAGCAATAATCCTCAGACAGATCAGAGAATTTATGTGAATTATAGTATTGATTCTATTGAAGGAAAATTGCAAAATAAAAAATTGCTTCAGAAGAAGTTAGGATTTGAAATTAATGATGATATACCACTAATATTTTTTAATTCAAACTTAAGCTGTGAAAAAGGAATAGATTTGATTCAATATTCTTTGCCAGATATTATGAAGGATAATGTACAAATGATTATTATGTCAAACAAGACAAGATGTGAAGAGTTTCAAGAGGAGATATTGGAAGAATTTTTACAAAGAGCCACTGAAAGATATAGTGATAAATTCTTATATATTCCGTTTGATGAGAGTATGTTATATAAATGTTTTGCAGGGGCAGATATATTTTTAATGCCTTCAGCAATAGAACCCTGTGGATTTGGACAACTTGTTGCCATGAGATATGGTGCAGTTCCTTTAGTAAAGGAAGTTGGTGGATTTATAGATACTGTGAAGTTTTTTGAAAATGATATGAAAAATGCAACAGGGTTTTCTTTTAAGTATTCAAACGAAAAGGTTCTTCTATATACAATTAGAAGAGCTATTGAAGTATATAAAAACAAAGATGTTTGGATTAATATTCAGAAAAATTGCATGTCACAAGATTTCCAAATTGATAAATATATTAAAGAATATATTCAGCTCTATAGTGCTTTAGTAAAAGAAAGGTATTGTATCTGCTAA
- a CDS encoding glycogen synthase, translating into MKKSILFVTSQVYPFTTGTMGVFNYSLPKKLIKLGFDARVIVPRINKPYKPYPKETNDIVSLDINMSDQIYPCTVESCTYDGVPMYFINSDYFFSRDKLYGYSDEVQRFCYFCKAVLHAIPHLDFNPDILHCQDWHTGYIPVLLKTKFKGFSKSVKTLFTIHNMGYQGVFDKENCVFLDLDWDELVNCNIDYYDQINFMKAGISYADIITTVSPTYAKEIATEQYGATLDKTVKSRSNNIYGVLCGLDTEINNPAKDSRIFVNYDAYNLQGKYENKRFLQRELKFEEREDIPIISLFSRLKTEKGLDLVRSVFKDIMKADIQFVVVSDGDVMYEEFFRRAAKEYPQKFAFILYDNDFAYKAYAGSDLFLMPSSYEPCGIGQLIALRYGTVPIVHQVGGLNDSIKEYNPLTGEGNGFCFKPYNAKVMLYTIRKAIRMYHKKDDWLKVVRNGMLEDHSWDKYVEQYVDVYKQV; encoded by the coding sequence ATGAAAAAATCAATTTTGTTTGTTACTTCCCAAGTGTATCCATTCACAACTGGAACTATGGGAGTATTCAATTATTCCCTTCCTAAAAAATTGATAAAACTAGGTTTTGATGCCAGAGTTATTGTGCCTAGAATTAATAAACCGTATAAGCCTTACCCAAAGGAAACAAATGATATTGTATCGTTAGACATTAATATGTCAGATCAAATTTATCCGTGTACTGTTGAGAGTTGTACTTATGATGGAGTACCGATGTATTTTATTAATTCAGACTATTTTTTTAGTAGAGATAAATTATATGGATATAGTGATGAGGTACAAAGGTTTTGCTACTTTTGTAAAGCAGTTCTGCATGCTATACCACACCTAGATTTTAATCCTGATATTTTACATTGCCAGGATTGGCACACTGGATATATTCCAGTACTTTTGAAAACTAAATTTAAAGGATTTAGTAAGTCAGTAAAAACACTATTTACTATACACAACATGGGATATCAAGGTGTTTTTGATAAGGAAAATTGTGTTTTCTTAGACTTGGATTGGGATGAATTGGTTAATTGTAATATAGATTATTATGACCAAATTAATTTTATGAAAGCAGGAATAAGTTATGCAGATATTATTACAACTGTAAGTCCAACTTATGCGAAAGAGATTGCAACAGAACAATATGGAGCAACCCTAGATAAAACTGTGAAAAGTCGTAGTAATAATATTTATGGAGTCCTTTGTGGCTTAGATACTGAAATAAATAATCCAGCAAAAGATTCAAGGATTTTTGTAAATTATGATGCCTATAATTTACAAGGAAAATATGAAAATAAGAGGTTTTTACAACGAGAATTGAAATTTGAAGAAAGAGAAGATATCCCGATCATTTCTTTATTTTCTAGATTGAAGACAGAAAAGGGGCTAGATTTAGTAAGGAGCGTATTTAAGGATATTATGAAAGCTGATATTCAATTTGTAGTAGTATCAGATGGGGATGTTATGTATGAAGAATTTTTTAGAAGAGCAGCAAAGGAATATCCACAAAAATTTGCTTTTATTTTATATGATAATGATTTTGCATATAAGGCCTATGCTGGTTCTGATTTATTCCTAATGCCATCTAGTTATGAACCTTGCGGAATTGGCCAATTAATTGCATTAAGGTATGGCACTGTACCAATAGTTCATCAAGTAGGAGGTTTAAATGACAGCATAAAAGAATATAATCCTCTTACTGGAGAAGGAAATGGTTTTTGTTTTAAGCCATATAATGCAAAAGTTATGCTTTATACAATTAGAAAGGCAATAAGAATGTATCATAAGAAGGATGATTGGTTAAAGGTTGTTAGGAATGGAATGTTAGAGGATCATAGTTGGGATAAATATGTAGAACAATATGTTGATGTATATAAACAGGTTTAA
- a CDS encoding GHMP kinase: MIISKTPLRVSFFGGGTDIKDYYSKCGGAVFSATIDKYIYVIVKSRYDNKIVLNYFKHEEVDDINKIEHEIIKEALKITGITKGIEITSMSDIPSEGSGLGSSSSFTVGLLNALFAYKGECKSQDDLAKLACSIEIDILGEPIGKQDQYAAAFGGFKKYFFSKDDTVEVEDANISNEIYKILNMHTMMFYTGITRRASSVLSDQKKNINSEINTLNRLKEFALNCQQDFMNPDICKIGAMLDVSWQEKKKLSKKIHNDEINSMYDIAKKAGAYGGKLLGAGGGGFFLFLCPLEKQQKVRKALKQYKELPVTYDKYGSRIILNSDDHCSFIKYKTVENL; the protein is encoded by the coding sequence ATGATTATTAGTAAAACACCTTTGAGAGTTAGTTTTTTTGGAGGCGGAACAGATATTAAGGATTACTACAGTAAATGTGGAGGCGCTGTTTTTAGTGCAACTATAGATAAATATATCTATGTAATAGTGAAATCAAGGTATGATAATAAGATTGTCTTAAACTATTTTAAGCATGAAGAAGTTGATGATATTAATAAAATTGAGCATGAAATTATAAAGGAAGCATTGAAAATAACAGGTATTACCAAAGGAATTGAAATTACAAGTATGTCTGATATTCCATCTGAAGGAAGTGGATTGGGATCTTCAAGTTCTTTTACTGTTGGTTTGTTAAACGCTTTATTTGCATATAAAGGTGAATGTAAAAGTCAAGATGATTTGGCTAAATTAGCATGCAGTATTGAGATTGATATATTAGGAGAACCAATTGGCAAACAAGATCAATATGCTGCAGCTTTTGGTGGCTTTAAGAAGTATTTCTTTTCAAAAGATGATACTGTAGAGGTTGAAGATGCAAACATTTCAAATGAAATTTATAAGATCCTAAACATGCATACTATGATGTTTTATACAGGAATTACACGAAGAGCATCTTCAGTATTGAGTGATCAAAAGAAAAATATTAATAGTGAAATAAATACTTTAAATAGATTAAAAGAATTTGCACTGAATTGCCAACAGGATTTTATGAATCCAGATATCTGCAAGATAGGAGCTATGTTAGATGTCAGTTGGCAGGAAAAGAAGAAGTTATCTAAGAAAATACACAATGATGAAATAAATTCAATGTACGATATTGCTAAAAAAGCTGGAGCATATGGAGGAAAGTTATTAGGTGCAGGCGGGGGTGGATTTTTCTTATTTTTATGTCCGTTAGAAAAACAACAAAAAGTAAGAAAAGCTTTAAAACAATATAAAGAGTTACCAGTAACCTATGATAAGTATGGAAGCAGAATTATACTTAATTCTGATGATCACTGTAGCTTTATAAAATATAAGACTGTTGAAAACTTATAA
- a CDS encoding 4-alpha-glucanotransferase gives MQCVQELQKSTGVFIPLFSIYSKRSVGIGDFEDLKLMIDWCSETENNILQLLPMNHSYNSIYAPFSFFAIDPVYIALDKLLGIDEKFLTDEIEQLRREFPVGTGYVDYRVQVAKVNLLYDVFSRQSSVEDGEFFHFVEENKHWLHDYALFMALKDEFSFKRWEEWEKPYRDHDTMELEIFEKKHKKLILFYKWMQWQLFVQFSDVKKYADAKNIKIMGDLFYMVARDSSDIWANREFFMMDYVSGLPQEPSHGKGQRWGDQPVYNWNRIIEDNFKFLKQRLDYNENFYNIMRLDHTPSFFRVWCIHKDEPWENLGMNGFFYPSTHKEWEERGRKILKFIIENSNIKFCAENLGPFTTFFTPVVREFGIPIINFQRWEKDWNNTNEYIKPEEYDFYTMIVLSNHDTSNFADWWENEAGSVEEEWFKLYCYYLKFDYNELVGKLFEKSELNSNRLIWKEDVNSVEELLKRVGRHQWQVEGLIKEYNSTFGEKQKIRKLITSEEEVTEKCNKDFVVSIMKSMINSNAVFCIHSIIDWLIAMGIINEEYNKYRFNLPGKFGGSNWSLTIPISLEELMNDIVCRKIKDIIKK, from the coding sequence TTGCAGTGTGTACAAGAATTACAAAAAAGTACAGGAGTATTTATCCCTTTGTTTTCAATTTATTCCAAAAGAAGTGTGGGAATAGGGGATTTTGAAGACTTGAAATTGATGATAGATTGGTGTAGTGAGACAGAAAATAATATTTTACAGTTACTACCTATGAATCATAGTTATAATTCCATATATGCACCATTTAGTTTTTTTGCAATAGACCCTGTATATATTGCATTAGATAAATTATTAGGAATTGATGAGAAATTTTTAACTGATGAAATTGAACAGTTAAGAAGAGAATTTCCTGTTGGCACAGGCTATGTAGATTATAGAGTACAAGTTGCTAAGGTAAATTTGTTATATGATGTTTTTAGTAGACAAAGTTCTGTAGAAGATGGAGAATTTTTTCATTTTGTAGAGGAAAATAAACATTGGCTTCATGACTATGCGTTATTTATGGCGTTAAAAGATGAATTCTCATTTAAGAGATGGGAAGAGTGGGAAAAGCCCTATAGAGATCATGATACAATGGAATTAGAGATATTTGAAAAGAAGCATAAAAAATTAATATTGTTTTATAAATGGATGCAATGGCAGCTTTTTGTGCAGTTTAGTGATGTCAAGAAATATGCGGATGCAAAAAATATAAAAATTATGGGAGATTTATTTTATATGGTTGCAAGAGATAGTTCTGACATATGGGCCAATAGAGAATTTTTTATGATGGATTATGTTTCTGGATTGCCACAAGAACCTTCTCATGGGAAAGGGCAGAGATGGGGAGATCAGCCGGTATATAATTGGAATAGGATTATAGAAGACAATTTTAAGTTCTTGAAGCAACGATTAGATTATAATGAGAATTTCTATAATATAATGAGATTAGATCATACACCAAGCTTTTTTAGAGTTTGGTGCATTCATAAAGATGAACCTTGGGAGAATCTTGGAATGAATGGATTTTTCTATCCATCTACCCATAAGGAATGGGAAGAAAGAGGAAGAAAAATACTAAAATTCATTATAGAAAATAGCAATATAAAGTTTTGTGCAGAAAATCTAGGACCTTTTACTACATTCTTTACACCAGTAGTAAGAGAGTTTGGAATACCAATAATTAATTTTCAACGTTGGGAAAAGGATTGGAATAATACTAATGAATATATTAAGCCAGAAGAGTATGATTTTTATACAATGATAGTATTATCAAACCATGATACATCTAATTTTGCTGATTGGTGGGAGAATGAAGCTGGTTCTGTTGAAGAGGAATGGTTTAAATTATATTGTTATTATTTAAAGTTTGATTATAATGAATTAGTTGGTAAGCTATTTGAAAAATCTGAATTGAATTCAAATAGACTTATATGGAAAGAGGATGTAAATTCTGTAGAAGAACTATTAAAGAGAGTTGGGAGGCATCAATGGCAAGTAGAAGGATTAATAAAAGAGTATAATAGTACATTTGGTGAAAAACAAAAAATTCGTAAATTGATTACCTCTGAAGAAGAAGTTACTGAAAAGTGCAATAAAGATTTTGTTGTTAGTATTATGAAAAGTATGATAAACTCAAATGCAGTTTTTTGTATTCATTCTATTATAGATTGGTTGATAGCAATGGGTATAATAAATGAAGAATATAATAAATATAGATTTAATTTGCCAGGAAAATTTGGAGGTAGCAATTGGAGTTTGACTATTCCAATATCATTAGAAGAACTTATGAATGATATTGTTTGTAGAAAAATAAAAGATATAATAAAAAAATAA
- a CDS encoding D-sedoheptulose-7-phosphate isomerase, whose product MNFVDNIDKYFEELMQVIDVMDREQINNVMNKLVEVNDRGGSIYIFGNGGSAATASHFVVDFNKGVSEKLSKKFKFICLNDNIPSLTAISNDIAYNEVFKFQLQNYLTEKDMVIGISGSGNSENVVQAIQYANDKGAATIALVGYNGGKLKKCAQNYIHVPIDDMQKVEDIHMVLDHMMMTILKEYLLERYGVIEELAL is encoded by the coding sequence ATGAATTTTGTAGATAATATTGATAAATATTTTGAGGAATTAATGCAGGTTATTGATGTTATGGATAGAGAACAAATCAATAATGTTATGAATAAACTTGTAGAGGTAAATGATAGAGGAGGATCAATTTATATTTTCGGGAATGGGGGCAGTGCGGCAACAGCTTCACATTTTGTTGTGGATTTTAATAAAGGAGTGAGTGAAAAGTTATCTAAGAAGTTCAAATTTATATGTTTAAATGATAATATTCCATCATTGACAGCTATATCAAATGATATAGCATATAATGAAGTTTTTAAATTTCAACTTCAAAATTATCTAACAGAAAAAGATATGGTAATAGGTATATCAGGAAGTGGAAATTCAGAAAATGTGGTACAAGCTATACAGTATGCTAATGATAAAGGGGCAGCAACCATAGCTTTAGTTGGATATAATGGTGGTAAATTAAAAAAATGTGCTCAAAACTATATTCATGTGCCAATTGATGATATGCAAAAGGTAGAAGACATTCATATGGTTTTGGATCATATGATGATGACTATATTAAAAGAGTATTTATTAGAAAGATATGGTGTTATAGAGGAACTTGCACTATGA